GAGCCGACAGTAAATAATTTCCTTTCCCAGGGATCCATGGGTCCTGAAGAGTTCTAATCCTTGTGCCACTATTACACTGCCATCGCAGACCGTGTAGCAGTAGATAGATAGAAAATAATGGATATGTAAAttctttatattgattttagaaaatatttttaataattattaaatatttgacaaattcatataattttcattgaaatatataagtaattttgtttttataaaaattgattatatatatatatatatatcaatatttttaatatatattatttaattttataaaataattttaatgtttagtaatttaaagttaatacgaatatattaatcaatatatataatcTTTCGGTTCTTCGGGTATAAATTCAGTATTTCGGTTCAATACGGTTCAGTTCGGTTCTTGATacggttatttataaaaaatccagaaccgtaccaataaaattttcgATGGTTCGGTTCGGAAAAAGTCAATAGTCAATGAATATTTTCGGtccggttttcggttcggttttaaaaatattgaggaTCCGTGCATACCCTTAGTTTCAGCATTTCAGTTTCAAAACTCTTCTCCAACtccaaaactttatatttataacttattatgtataaatattttgtcattttctatTTCAGCATTTTCTACTTCAGAATTTTCAGTTTCTAAAACCCTTAGTTTGATGAGTTGGTGACACTAAACAGAGCAATTAAGGCATAAACCGGACTCGAGTTCAGACTAGTCTAATGGCAAAGATACTATGTTCAAACTCGGCATTTCGAAGTTCAAACATCTGCTCCCATTTGTAACAAAAACAAGTGAATAAAAAGAGAGCGTAAAATTAAGGATGTTtgatacgaaaaaaataaaataataaagaaaaatcaCTGAAGAACATAATTTTGTTGCTACAGACAAATTGAGCTAAAGAACTAAGGTTAGTGCCTGATCAGTTTGTCATATGATTTCACATACAAACTGTGAATCACATCATTCCATGGAAACCAGCTGAATCAAGGAGTACTGCTTTGATTTGCTCTGGTAACACATCTTGACCCTCCCTGCATTGCTGATcaacaagaaagaaaaaacaTCATCTCCAAAGAGTCAGAGAACCGTAGTTTGTTTTCGTCAGCTCAAGAACATGAGGAGAAGTCCTAGTAAGTTAGTTAAAGAAATTCGAGTATGATTCAACTCCACTTCGTAtcacatgttttttttatataattacttcGTATCACATGTTATGAAAGCTTTTCCGAGAAAAATCCGAAGTAAATAGAATTATAAATAACTATTCAGTATACAATTACTTAGTTAAATTGCACTACTACCCACAAATTGATTTATGCATACAATGACACCGCTAGAAGCACTCTTGATTAATTATACAGTATGCCCTAGCCTTCTAACCTATGTAGCACGGACATAGATACGGAAAAACCGGACACTTGGACACAGATACGGTGAAAtgatgttattttaaggtttcttatgttaaaaatgaagttttgtaTCCGCAACACCAAATTTCCGACATGTTTAAAACGGGAAACCTGGAGAATGACGTGTTTGTTTTACTTAACTTCTAACCATGAGCATATGTATGCATAAGCACCTAGTTCTTAGTGTTAAGAGCCCAGTATCTCTCAGTGCAAGTCAGCAATAGGGCCGAAAAGTGGAGCATGAAATTGTGACTCTGCTGATATGCATGTCAAAAGCAACAAGTTTAATGTTTCACGGAAAACAGCGTGGCAAGAAATTAGGCAGCATACCTCAGCTCGAAAAACATCAAGCGCAAACCCATTGAAACAACTGATGACAGCCTGCTGAATATCCAAACCAAGGTTGTCGAGAGCCCTCATAGTGGAGAGAAGTAAACCAGGTCTGCGAGCACAAAACATATGGATATTGACCGCCCTTCCTTCTCTTACTCTAACTTCCACCTGCAAATTTCATTTTAACACCAAGTTGTAAAGAGGTAAGCACATAATCTATCACGTTGCTAAATGCAAGTATAGAAAATATCTAGAGAGATTAATCATCATTTGCATAAGCACACAGCCATGAACACAAGAACACATCTATTACTGCAATTTTTTAGCTTCGATCCTATACATTACCTATAAACCAATTTGAGATTTGTCTCTCTGGCTGAATTACAATAAGGTCAGTCAGCCTAAACATATGCAGGGCATGAATGATATAGCAAACACAAAACTGGTAATGTAATCTAACAGATTTTACAGTTTCGTACCATACTACTTATCTTATTGCACCTATCGATCCTATCTAGATCCCTTAAGCCTTGAgcaattatcaaaaattaatgcAAGCCAACACCAAACTTGAAAGAATTAATGCTGAAATAAACATTTTATAGCATCAAGGTGACAGCGTTTACCCTTGCAGCCTGGTTTTTAGGACTCGGCAACGAGCTGGGGCATAGTTCTTCCTTCACACGGCACGGAAGGGTAGGAGGCGTTGGTGTCAAAGGGTGGAAACTGGCAGTTTGGGGCAGCAAAGTACCAGGAGGTGTCGATTCCAATTCATTATGAAGGTCATTGATCCTCTGCAAGAGATCTTTTAGGTAGTCAATGGCATCCCCGAGGATCGAAGCTCTATCCATCTGTGAGCAAAACAAACTTAATAAGAGGGCAATGGGTGTAATCTTAGTCTCACATATCTCAAATTTCGCATAACAAAATAACCAATTATTTAACTTGCTAGCCTCTTAAGACACAAAAGACATatctaaattaaaactaattgtCTCAAACATTAAAACTCACATCATCACTTAATAAACATAAACAACACAATGAAACTGAAGTACTTCCACTAATTACCTTGCTAATCTTAGGTACAACAGATCTCAGCATGTAAAGCCTATCATTAAGCCTCTTCCTTCTCCTTCTCTCAGCCATCAAATTCTTTGCAGGCAAACCTTTCTTCTTCCCCTTCTgatcaccaccaccaccacaacCACCAGTGATAGTGCTATTAGCATTAGAATTACTTCCACCATTGTTTTTATAACTCTCTTCAACCTTACAATCATCTTCATAATTCTCATCAGAGTCGTAATTAAAACCCGAAACATCGAAACTCACATCATCAATTTCACCTTCTTGCTGATCGctcctttttcttttcctctCAATCTCCCCACCACCACCATCTCCTCCTCCACATCTCAGCCCTGATATCTCCAAACTCCCTAATTTCCCATCACTATGTCTCAACATAGCTCTCTTTTGAAAGAGTGTAGGTGGTGAATGTGAACCAGAACCCGAAGACCCCACCTCATGAAGTGGCCCCAAGACCTTAGCTTTACTCAAAAACATAGGATTTGCTAAACCACCATCAAAATTATCAAACCCCACATTACCAAAACCACCATTATCAGGAAAAGAGAGCAACTGGGTAGTAGTagaaccaccaccaccaccaccatcacCAAGAGTTGAGCCACACCCACTAAAACCCATAAAGTTAGAGCCTTGACTAGGCTGAAATTGAGAAAGAAATGAACTTTCACAACCCAAATCAAAGCCATTAACATTACTATCAAAAGGGTGATTAACGAAATTAGAAAAACAAGATTTCTGCTGCAAAAAGTGGTGTGATTGAATTTGTGAAGAAGGGTCAAGATGATCAAAAACCCGGTGTGAGGGAGAACAGGAAGAAGAGGAGTCTAAAGAAGGGTGAAGAAGAAGGTTTTCATTAGAGGAAAAAGCATGGAGATTATTAGTGTACCAGTCAGCTTCAAGCATGGATTTGAAGGTGGAAAAAGAAGCACCATTGAAAGCTAAATCCTCTTCTTTAAAGTTGATATTAGTATTAGTTCTGGTCCATGAAGAAAtggcttcttcttcttcttcttctagtTGTAGCTGTTCTTGAGCAGTGGTTGCTGCTGCTCCGGGTTCCATCCAAACGACGGCGTTGAGAACCATGCTA
This window of the Mercurialis annua linkage group LG5, ddMerAnnu1.2, whole genome shotgun sequence genome carries:
- the LOC126683012 gene encoding transcription factor ICE1-like, translated to MVLNAVVWMEPGAAATTAQEQLQLEEEEEEAISSWTRTNTNINFKEEDLAFNGASFSTFKSMLEADWYTNNLHAFSSNENLLLHPSLDSSSSCSPSHRVFDHLDPSSQIQSHHFLQQKSCFSNFVNHPFDSNVNGFDLGCESSFLSQFQPSQGSNFMGFSGCGSTLGDGGGGGGSTTTQLLSFPDNGGFGNVGFDNFDGGLANPMFLSKAKVLGPLHEVGSSGSGSHSPPTLFQKRAMLRHSDGKLGSLEISGLRCGGGDGGGGEIERKRKRSDQQEGEIDDVSFDVSGFNYDSDENYEDDCKVEESYKNNGGSNSNANSTITGGCGGGGDQKGKKKGLPAKNLMAERRRRKRLNDRLYMLRSVVPKISKMDRASILGDAIDYLKDLLQRINDLHNELESTPPGTLLPQTASFHPLTPTPPTLPCRVKEELCPSSLPSPKNQAARVEVRVREGRAVNIHMFCARRPGLLLSTMRALDNLGLDIQQAVISCFNGFALDVFRAEQCREGQDVLPEQIKAVLLDSAGFHGMM